The Henckelia pumila isolate YLH828 chromosome 2, ASM3356847v2, whole genome shotgun sequence genome includes a window with the following:
- the LOC140880533 gene encoding receptor-like serine/threonine-protein kinase ALE2 isoform X2 — MLLFLLLLLALLRTSFGIPSQPIYLSPSILPALPSFVGKNLPEHVTAASLSASFAPFIAVRRRHFRHPAAAPASSPVSHGPRTSPAGTLPGHHHHHHGAKSRTVSPSPSTSPGCGQTCAEPLASAPFGSPCACVFPMKVRLLLSVSLYAIFPEVTELEIEVAAGTYLKQSQVTIIGASADTQNQERTVVDINLVPLGEKFDNTTAILTYQRFLHKKVPLNRTLFGDYDVLNVSYPGLPSSASGILSGDGPTGSVGNQQYPISADFASKNQKMSPPIIFVIGLSAFVLLVVCCAAVAVLFKCKKARRPSNAVGPGFAPSINKRSGIGSMLSSSPASSTSASLASAMPTAVLSVKTFTLAELEKATEKFSPKKVLGEGGFGRVYHGIMEDGTQVAVKLLTRDNQNGDREFIAEIEMLSRLHHRNLVKLIGICIEGRTRCLVYELIPNGSVESHLHASDTNKGPLDWDARLKIALGAARGLAYLHEDSNPRVIHRDFKASNVLLEDDFTPKVSDFGLAREATEGSHHISTRVMGTFGYVAPEYAMTGHLLVKSDVYSYGVVLLELLSGRKPVDMSQPPGQENLVTWARPLLTNREGLEQLVDPSLAGSYDFDDMAKVAAIASMCVHPEVTNRPFMGEVVQALKLIYNDMDETCGDAFSQKESSARDSDFRGDFTHSDSSWWNAGGITPRLTYGQASSFITMEYSSGPLEEMENRPFSASGLVEGGVALPIKHGNRSGPLRTIRSKRAFYRLQGSMSEHGLLPKRGWNGGTSTGYEGSF, encoded by the exons ATGCTCCTCTTTCTGCTGCTCTTGCTTGCTCTGCTTCGTACTAGTTTCG GGATTCCTTCACAGCCCATCTACTTGTCTCCTTCAATACTGCCAGCCTTACCATCGTTTGTGGGGAAGAATCTTCCAGAACACG TGACTGCAGCGTCATTAAGTGCATCATTTGCTCCATTTATTGCTGTCCGAAGGCGCCATTTTAGGCATCCGGCAGCTGCACCAGCCTCATCTCCTGTGTCTCATG GTCCACGCACAAGTCCTGCTGGTACTTTGCCGGGACATCACCACCATCATCATGGAGCTAAAAGTCGTACCGTTTCTCCCTCTCCTTCAACTTCCCCAG GTTGCGGTCAAACTTGCGCAGAGCCACTTGCTTCGGCTCCATTTGGCTCACCATGTGCTTGTGTATTTCCAATGAAAGTTAGACTTCTTCTTAGTGTATCCCTCTACGCTATCTTTCCGGAGGTAACGGAGCTAGAGATAGAGGTTGCAGCAGGTACTTACCTTAAACAAAGTCAAGTCACCATAATTGGTGCCAGCGCTGATACTCAAAATCAAGAAAGAACGGTGGTTGATATTAATTTAGTTCCGCTAGGAGAGAAGTTTGATAATACAACTGCCATCCTGACTTATCAGAGATTCCTGCACAAGAAAGTGCCTCTAAATAGGACACTTTTTGGTGATTATGATGTACTGAACGTTTCTTATCCAG GTCTCCCTTCTTCAGCATCTGGCATTTTATCTGGTGACGGTCCCACTGGAAGTGTTGGAAATCAGCAATACCCTATTTCCGCTGATTTTGCCAGCAAAAATCAGAAAATGAGTCCTCCAATAATCTTTGTTATTGGTCTGTCTGCGTTTGTACTTCTCGTGGTTTGTTGTGCTGCAGTTGCTGTTCTTTTTAAGTGCAAGAAGGCCAGAAGACCATCCAATGCTGTTGGTCCAGGATTTGCACCATCTATAAACAAACGATCTG GAATAGGATCCATGCTATCAAGTAGTCCGGCCAGTTCAACTTCAGCTTCTTTGGCTTCTGCCATGCCCACAGCTGTCCTTTCCGTCAAAACATTTACTCTAGCAGAGCTTGAGAAAGCAACAGAAAAGTTCAGCCCGAAAAAGGTGTTGGGTGAAGGAGGATTTGGGCGTGTGTATCATGGGATCATGGAAGATGGAACTCAAGTTGCTGTGAAATTACTGACAAGGGACAATCAAAATGGAGACCGTGAATTCATTGCTGAAATCGAAATGCTAAGCAGGTTGCATCACCGCAACCTTGTGAAATTAATTGGTATCTGCATTGAAGGACGCACACGCTGTTTGGTGTATGAGTTAATTCCAAATGGCAGCGTGGAGTCTCACTTACATG CTTCTGACACTAACAAGGGACCTCTCGATTGGGATGCACGGTTGAAGATTGCTCTTGGTGCTGCAAGAGGGCTGGCCTACCTTCACGAAGACTCAAATCCTCGTGTTATTCATAGAGACTTTAAAGCTAGTAATGTTCTACTAGAGGATGACTTTACACCCAAGGTGTCAGATTTTGGTTTGGCACGGGAAGCAACAGAGGGAAGTCATCACATTTCTACTCGGGTCATGGGAACTTTTGG TTACGTGGCTCCTGAATATGCAATGACGGGACATTTGCTGGTCAAAAGTGATGTTTATAGTTATGGGGTTGTGCTTTTGGAGTTACTCTCTGGTAGGAAACCTGTTGACATGTCTCAACCTCCTGGACAAGAAAACCTTGTGACTTGGGCACGACCTCTGCTAACCAATCGAGAAGGCTTAGAGCAATTGGTGGATCCTTCCTTGGCTGGGAGCTATGATTTTGACGACATGGCAAAGGTAGCAGCCATTGCTTCCATGTGTGTTCACCCAGAGGTTACTAATCGGCCATTTATGGGAGAAGTAGTCCAGGCACTAAAACTTATCTACAATGACATGGATGAGACTTGTGGGGATGCTTTTAGCCAGAAAGAATCCTCTGCTCGTGATTCAGACTTCAGAGGTGACTTTACCCACTCGGATAGCAGTTGGTGGAATGCTGGTGGCATAACCCCTCGTCTAACATATGGCCAAGCTTCCTCTTTCATCACAATGGAATACAGTTCCGGCCCTCTGGAAGAAATGGAAAACAGACCGTTTTCAGCTTCAGGTTTAGTCGAGGGCGGGGTTGCCTTGCCAATAAAGCACGGCAACCGATCAGGTCCTCTTAGGACCATAAGGAGTAAACGAGCATTCTACAGGTTACAAGGGAGCATGAGTGAACACGGGTTGCTCCCGAAACGTGGTTGGAACGGTGGTACCAGCACCGGATATGAAGGTTCGTTTTAG
- the LOC140880533 gene encoding receptor-like serine/threonine-protein kinase ALE2 isoform X1, whose amino-acid sequence MLLFLLLLLALLRTSFGIPSQPIYLSPSILPALPSFVGKNLPEHVTAASLSASFAPFIAVRRRHFRHPAAAPASSPVSHGPRTSPAGTLPGHHHHHHGAKSRTVSPSPSTSPAGCGQTCAEPLASAPFGSPCACVFPMKVRLLLSVSLYAIFPEVTELEIEVAAGTYLKQSQVTIIGASADTQNQERTVVDINLVPLGEKFDNTTAILTYQRFLHKKVPLNRTLFGDYDVLNVSYPGLPSSASGILSGDGPTGSVGNQQYPISADFASKNQKMSPPIIFVIGLSAFVLLVVCCAAVAVLFKCKKARRPSNAVGPGFAPSINKRSGIGSMLSSSPASSTSASLASAMPTAVLSVKTFTLAELEKATEKFSPKKVLGEGGFGRVYHGIMEDGTQVAVKLLTRDNQNGDREFIAEIEMLSRLHHRNLVKLIGICIEGRTRCLVYELIPNGSVESHLHASDTNKGPLDWDARLKIALGAARGLAYLHEDSNPRVIHRDFKASNVLLEDDFTPKVSDFGLAREATEGSHHISTRVMGTFGYVAPEYAMTGHLLVKSDVYSYGVVLLELLSGRKPVDMSQPPGQENLVTWARPLLTNREGLEQLVDPSLAGSYDFDDMAKVAAIASMCVHPEVTNRPFMGEVVQALKLIYNDMDETCGDAFSQKESSARDSDFRGDFTHSDSSWWNAGGITPRLTYGQASSFITMEYSSGPLEEMENRPFSASGLVEGGVALPIKHGNRSGPLRTIRSKRAFYRLQGSMSEHGLLPKRGWNGGTSTGYEGSF is encoded by the exons ATGCTCCTCTTTCTGCTGCTCTTGCTTGCTCTGCTTCGTACTAGTTTCG GGATTCCTTCACAGCCCATCTACTTGTCTCCTTCAATACTGCCAGCCTTACCATCGTTTGTGGGGAAGAATCTTCCAGAACACG TGACTGCAGCGTCATTAAGTGCATCATTTGCTCCATTTATTGCTGTCCGAAGGCGCCATTTTAGGCATCCGGCAGCTGCACCAGCCTCATCTCCTGTGTCTCATG GTCCACGCACAAGTCCTGCTGGTACTTTGCCGGGACATCACCACCATCATCATGGAGCTAAAAGTCGTACCGTTTCTCCCTCTCCTTCAACTTCCCCAG CAGGTTGCGGTCAAACTTGCGCAGAGCCACTTGCTTCGGCTCCATTTGGCTCACCATGTGCTTGTGTATTTCCAATGAAAGTTAGACTTCTTCTTAGTGTATCCCTCTACGCTATCTTTCCGGAGGTAACGGAGCTAGAGATAGAGGTTGCAGCAGGTACTTACCTTAAACAAAGTCAAGTCACCATAATTGGTGCCAGCGCTGATACTCAAAATCAAGAAAGAACGGTGGTTGATATTAATTTAGTTCCGCTAGGAGAGAAGTTTGATAATACAACTGCCATCCTGACTTATCAGAGATTCCTGCACAAGAAAGTGCCTCTAAATAGGACACTTTTTGGTGATTATGATGTACTGAACGTTTCTTATCCAG GTCTCCCTTCTTCAGCATCTGGCATTTTATCTGGTGACGGTCCCACTGGAAGTGTTGGAAATCAGCAATACCCTATTTCCGCTGATTTTGCCAGCAAAAATCAGAAAATGAGTCCTCCAATAATCTTTGTTATTGGTCTGTCTGCGTTTGTACTTCTCGTGGTTTGTTGTGCTGCAGTTGCTGTTCTTTTTAAGTGCAAGAAGGCCAGAAGACCATCCAATGCTGTTGGTCCAGGATTTGCACCATCTATAAACAAACGATCTG GAATAGGATCCATGCTATCAAGTAGTCCGGCCAGTTCAACTTCAGCTTCTTTGGCTTCTGCCATGCCCACAGCTGTCCTTTCCGTCAAAACATTTACTCTAGCAGAGCTTGAGAAAGCAACAGAAAAGTTCAGCCCGAAAAAGGTGTTGGGTGAAGGAGGATTTGGGCGTGTGTATCATGGGATCATGGAAGATGGAACTCAAGTTGCTGTGAAATTACTGACAAGGGACAATCAAAATGGAGACCGTGAATTCATTGCTGAAATCGAAATGCTAAGCAGGTTGCATCACCGCAACCTTGTGAAATTAATTGGTATCTGCATTGAAGGACGCACACGCTGTTTGGTGTATGAGTTAATTCCAAATGGCAGCGTGGAGTCTCACTTACATG CTTCTGACACTAACAAGGGACCTCTCGATTGGGATGCACGGTTGAAGATTGCTCTTGGTGCTGCAAGAGGGCTGGCCTACCTTCACGAAGACTCAAATCCTCGTGTTATTCATAGAGACTTTAAAGCTAGTAATGTTCTACTAGAGGATGACTTTACACCCAAGGTGTCAGATTTTGGTTTGGCACGGGAAGCAACAGAGGGAAGTCATCACATTTCTACTCGGGTCATGGGAACTTTTGG TTACGTGGCTCCTGAATATGCAATGACGGGACATTTGCTGGTCAAAAGTGATGTTTATAGTTATGGGGTTGTGCTTTTGGAGTTACTCTCTGGTAGGAAACCTGTTGACATGTCTCAACCTCCTGGACAAGAAAACCTTGTGACTTGGGCACGACCTCTGCTAACCAATCGAGAAGGCTTAGAGCAATTGGTGGATCCTTCCTTGGCTGGGAGCTATGATTTTGACGACATGGCAAAGGTAGCAGCCATTGCTTCCATGTGTGTTCACCCAGAGGTTACTAATCGGCCATTTATGGGAGAAGTAGTCCAGGCACTAAAACTTATCTACAATGACATGGATGAGACTTGTGGGGATGCTTTTAGCCAGAAAGAATCCTCTGCTCGTGATTCAGACTTCAGAGGTGACTTTACCCACTCGGATAGCAGTTGGTGGAATGCTGGTGGCATAACCCCTCGTCTAACATATGGCCAAGCTTCCTCTTTCATCACAATGGAATACAGTTCCGGCCCTCTGGAAGAAATGGAAAACAGACCGTTTTCAGCTTCAGGTTTAGTCGAGGGCGGGGTTGCCTTGCCAATAAAGCACGGCAACCGATCAGGTCCTCTTAGGACCATAAGGAGTAAACGAGCATTCTACAGGTTACAAGGGAGCATGAGTGAACACGGGTTGCTCCCGAAACGTGGTTGGAACGGTGGTACCAGCACCGGATATGAAGGTTCGTTTTAG
- the LOC140883674 gene encoding myosin-6-like produces the protein MVASASLGVGSLIWVEDPDAAWIDGEVVAVNGEDVKVLCTSGKTVVVKSSNVYPKDSEAPPCGVDDMTKLAYLHEPGVLDNLRSRYDINEIYTYTGNILIAVNPFQRLPHLYDSHMMAQYKGAAFGELSPHPFAIADSAYRLMMNEGVSQAILVSGESGAGKTESTKLLMRYLAYMGGRSAAEGRTVEQQVLESNPVLEAFGNAKTVRNNNSSRFGKFVEIQFDQRGRISGAAIRTYLLERSRVCQVSDPERNYHCFYMLCAAPQEEIKKYKLGNPRTFHYLNQTNCYELEGVDDSKEYLLTRKAMDTVGISSKEQEGIFRVIAAILHLGNIEFVKGKEIDSSMPKDEKSWFHLRTAAEIFMCDEKALEDSLCRRVIVTRDETITKELDPESAAGSRDALAKIVYSRLFDWLVDKINNSIGQDPNSKCLIGVLDIYGFESFKTNSFEQFCINLTNEKLQQHFNQHVFKMEQEEYTKEEINWSYIEFIDNQDILDLIEKKPGGIIALLDEACMFPRSTHETFAQKLYQTFKNHKRFSKPKLARSDFTISHYAGDVTYQTELFLDKNKDYVIAEHQALLSASKCSFVSGLFPVSNEESSKQSKFSSIGSRFKQQLQSLLETLSATEPHYIRCVKPNNLLKPAIFENHNVLQQLRCGGVMEAIRISCAGYPTKRPFYEFVDRFGILAPEVLDGSTDEVAVCKRLLERVGLDGYQIGKTKVFLRAGQLAELDARRTEVLGRSASIIQRKIRSYVARKSFTLLRRSAILLQSVCRGELTRNVYENMRREASSIRIQKDLRMHLARKAYKELCFSAVSIQSGMRGMSARNELRFRRQTRAAIVIQSHCRKFLAQSEYKNLQKAVLTTQCAWRGRVARKELRTLKMAARETGALQAAKNKLEKQVEELTWRLQLEKRMRADLEEAKAQENTKLQTALQELQVQFKETKYVLYKEREQAKLVAEKIPVIQEVPVIDHELMKKLNDENSTLKALVSSLETKIDETEKKFEETNKLSEQRLKQAMEAESLIVKLKSTMHRLEEKITDMESENKILRQQTLLTTSKGPSTQPPAYATKMLENGHNVDESIRNNDLLHTPSKVYETPDNKPRRPPTDRQHEDVDALMECVMKDVGFSQGKPVAAFTIYKCLLHWKSFEAERTSVFDRLIQMIGSAIENQESNDHMAYWLSNTSTLLFLLQKSLRPAGATPVRKQAPTSLFGRMTMGFRSSPSSVNLAAAAAAIEAVRQVEAKYPALLFKQQLTAYVEKIYGIIRDNLKKELGSLLALCIQAPRTSKGNALRSGRSFGKDAPTNHWQGIIDCLNSLLSTLKENFVPPVLVQKIYTQTFSYVNVQLFNSLLLRRECCTFSNGEYVKAGLAELELWCCQAKEEYAGSAWDELKHIRQSVGFLVIHQKYRISYDEITNDLCPILSVQQLYRICTIYWDDNYNTRSVSPEVISSMRMLMTEDSYNASSNSFLLDDNSSIPFSIDDFSNTLQVKDFLDVKPAEDLLQNPAFHFLHE, from the exons ATg GTTGCTTCAGCCAGTTTAGGTGTTGGATCACTTATTTGGGTGGAGGATCCCGATGCAGCCTGGATAGACGGAGAGGTAGTAGCCGTCAATGGCGAAGACGTAAAGGTGCTCTGTACATCTGGGAAGACG GTTGTGGTCAAGTCAAGTAATGTCTACCCCAAAGATTCTGAAGCCCCACCTTGTGGTGTGGATGATATGACCAAGTTGGCATACTTGCATGAGCCTGGAGTTCTAGATAATTTAAGATCTAGATATGACATCAATGAAATATAC ACCTACACCGGAAATATATTAATTGCAGTGAATCCTTTTCAAAGATTGCCACATCTATATGATAGTCATATGATGGCACAGTATAAAGGAGCAGCCTTTGGTGAACTAAGTCCGCACCCATTTGCTATTGCAGATTCCGCATACAG GCTCATGATGAATGAAGGAGTAAGTCAGGCAATCTTGGTCAGCGGTGAGAGTGGAGCAGGTAAGACAGAAAGCACAAAATTGCTCATGCGGTATCTTGCTTACATGGGGGGACGATCAGCAGCTGAGGGAAGGACAGTTGAACAGCAGGTTCTTGAG TCAAATCCTGTTCTCGAGGCATTTGGTAATGCTAAAACAGTAAGAAATAATAATTCGAG TCGTTTTGGTAAGTTCGTAGAGATTCAGTTTGATCAAAGGGGTAGGATCTCTGGTGCTGCCATCAGAACATACTTGCTGGAAAGATCTCGTGTTTGTCAAGTGTCTGATCCTGAGAGAAACTACCATTGTTTCTACATGCTTTGTGCTGCACCCCAGGAG GAGATTAAAAAATACAAGTTGGGGAATCCAAGAACATTTCATTATTTGAACCAGACGAATTGCTATGAACTAGAGGGGGTTGATGATTCCAAAGAATATTTATTGACCAGGAAGGCCATGGATACTGTCGGTATCAGTTCCAAGGAACAG GAGGGAATATTTCGAGTTATTGCTGCAATCCTCCACCTTGGGAACATTGAATTTGTGAAGGGAAAGGAAATTGATTCATCCATGCCTAAAGATGAAAAATCTTGGTTTCATTTGAGAACGGCAGCGGAGATCTTCAT GTGTGATGAAAAGGCTTTGGAGGATTCCCTCTGCCGTCGTGTGATTGTGACTCGTGATGAAACCATTACCAAAGAATTGGATCCTGAGTCTGCTGCGGGCAGTAGAGATGCTTTGGCCAAAATTGTTTACTCCAGATTGTTTGACTG GCTCGTGGACAAGATCAATAACTCAATCGGTCAAGATCCTAACTCAAAATGCTTGATCGGGGTACTGGATATCTATGGATTTGAGAGTTTCAAGACTAACAG TTTTGAACaattttgtatcaacttgaCCAATGAGAAGCTTCAGCAGCATTTTAATCAG CACGTGTTTAAAATGGAGCAAGAAGAGTATAcaaaagaagaaatcaattGGAGCTACATAGAGTTCATTGACAATCAAGATATTTTAGATCTAATTGAAAAG AAGCCAGGTGGAATCATAGCACTTCTTGATGAAGCTTG TATGTTTCCACGGTCAACTCATGAGACATTTGCCCAGAAGTTGTATCAGACTTTCAAGAACCACAAGCGCTTCAGCAAGCCCAAATTAGCCCGTTCTGACTTCACCATTTCCCACTATGCCGGTGAT GTAACTTATCAAACTGAGTTGTTTCTGGACAAAAACAAGGATTACGTGATTGCTGAACATCAAGCTCTCTTGAGCGCTTCCAAATGTTCTTTTGTTTCGGGTCTGTTTCCAGTTTCAAATGAGGAGTCCTCTAAACAATCAAAATTTTCTTCAATTGGCTCAAGGTTTAAG CAACAATTACAAAGCCTGCTTGAAACTCTCAGTGCCACGGAACCTCATTATATACGCTGCGTGAAGCCTAATAATCTCCTTAAACCAGCTATCTTTGAGAATCATAATGTCTTGCAACAGTTGCGATGTGGG GGAGTCATGGAAGCAATTAGGATAAGTTGTGCTGGTTATCCTACCAAAAGACCCTTCTATGAGTTTGTAGATCGATTTGGTATTCTTGCTCCTGAAGTTTTAGATGGAAG CACGGATGAGGTTGCTGTCTGCAAGAGGCTTCTGGAAAGAGTGGGTCTTGATGGTTATCAG ATTGGTAAAACAAAAGTGTTTTTGAGGGCCGGTCAGTTGGCGGAGCTGGATGCTCGCAGGACTGAGGTGTTGGGAAGATCAGCGAGCATTATCCAGAGGAAAATTCGTTCATATGTGGCTCGAAAAAGTTTCACATTATTGCGTCGGTCTGCTATACTTCTGCAATCTGTGTGCAGAG GTGAACTTACTCGCAATGTTTATGAGAACATGCGGAGAGAAGCTTCTTCTATTAGGATTCAGAAAGATTTACGGATGCATCTTGCCAGGAAAGCATACAAAGAACTATGTTTCTCTGCTGTTTCAATTCAGTCAGGAATGCGTGGGATGTCTGCTCGTAATGAGCTTCGCTTTAGACGGCAGACGAGAGCAGCGATTGTGATCCAG AGTCACTGCCGTAAATTCTTGGCTCAATCTGAATATAAGAATCTACAGAAAGCTGTACTAACCACACAATGTGCCTGGAGGGGAAGAGTTGCACGGAAAGAATTGCGAACACTGAAGATG GCTGCCAGAGAAACTGGTGCGCTGCAAGCTGCCAAGAATAAATTAGAGAAGCAAGTTGAAGAGTTGACCTGGAGATTACAACTGGAGAAACGAATGAGG GCTGATCTTGAAGAAGCAAAAGCACAGGAAAACACAAAACTGCAAACAGCTTTGCAAGAGCTTCAAGTTCAGTTCAAAGAAACCAAATATGTGCTATACAAGGAAAGGGAACAGGCAAAACTTGTGGCTGAGAAAATTCCTGTAATACAGGAGGTTCCAGTTATTGATCATGAACTGATGAAGAAGCTCAATGATGAAAACAGTACTCTAAAG GCTTTAGTAAGCTCTTTAGAGACAAAAATAGATGAAACAGAGAAGAAGTTTGAAGAGACGAATAAGCTTAGTGAGCAGAGGTTGAAACAAGCCATGGAGGCCGAGTCTCTGATTGTTAAGTTGAAGAGCACAATGCATAG GCTTGAAGAAAAAATTACCGACATGGAATCTGAGAACAAAATTCTACGGCAGCAGACTTTGCTTACGACTTCTAAAGGGCCATCGACGCAACCACCAGCTTATGCAACCAAG ATGCTGGAAAATGGTCACAATGTTGATGAATCAATCAGAAACAAT GATTTGTTGCACACTCCATCAAAAGTTTATGAGACTCCTGATAACAAACCGAGGAGACCCCCAACAGATCGTCAACAT GAGGATGTTGATGCTCTCATGGAATGTGTGATGAAAGATGTGGGCTTTAGTCAAGGCAAGCCCGTTGCTGCTTTCACAATATACAAATGTCTTTTGCACTGGAAATCCTTTGAAGCTGAACGGACAAGTGTGTTCGACCGCCTCATTCAGATGATTGGCTCAGCTATTGAG AATCAAGAAAGCAATGATCATATGGCTTATTGGCTGTCAAATACCTCGACTCTGCTGTTCTTACTTCAAAAAAGTCTCAGACCAGCTGGTGCAACTCCAGTTCGTAAACAAGCACCAACCTCCCTATTTGGGAGGATGACAATG GGCTTTCGGTCATCCCCTTCTTCTGTCAACCTTGCGGCAGCTGCAGCAGCAATTGAAGCAGTGCGCCAAGTTGAGGCTAAATACCCAGCTCTACTTTTTAAACAGCAGCTTACAGCCTATGTTGAGAAAATCTATGGCATTATTCGAGACAACTTGAAAAAGGAGTTGGGATCACTGCTTGCATTATGTATTCAG GCACCACGGACGTCTAAAGGAAATGCGCTAAGATCTGGGCGGTCTTTTGGGAAAGATGCTCCTACTAATCACTGGCAGGGCATTATTGATTGCCTAAATTCCCTTCTCAGTACCTTGAAAGAAAATTTT GTTCCCCCTGTTCTTGTTCAGAAGATATATACTCAAACATTTTCATATGTTAATGTGCAACTATTCAACAG tctTCTTCTACGCCGTGAGTGTTGTACATTTAGCAACGGGGAGTATGTCAAAGCTGGATTGGCTGAGTTAGAATTGTGGTGCTGCCAAGCAAAAGAGGAG TATGCAGGCTCAGCTTGGGATGAACTCAAACACATAAGACAATCTGTTGGGTTCCTG GTTATACATCAGAAGTACAGAATATCATATGATGAGATCACCAATGATTTGTGTCCT ATTCTTAGCGTTCAGCAGCTGTACAGAATATGTACTATATACTGGGACGATAACTACAACACTCGAAGTGTGTCCCCCGAA GTGATATCCAGCATGAGGATGCTAATGACAGAGGACTCCTATAATGCGTCGAGCAACTCGTTTCTGCTGGATGATAATTCGAG CATCCCCTTCTCCATCGATGATTTTTCGAACACACTCCAAGTGAAGGATTTCTTAGACGTGAAGCCTGCCGAGGACCTTCTCCAAAATCCGGCCTTCCATTTTTTACATGAATGA